A genomic window from Parvularcula sp. LCG005 includes:
- a CDS encoding phage capsid protein, with product MPEANVLEEHYIRAYERNLGHENQQRERRLVGVIDENFNYSEPGESFSKDLVGKSRVNKRKDHDGRTPEGHRAARRRRGGHFEAYDVMDDLGPDIDRVKSSVTDPTSDLLMEQNMAIARADDERVIHSILGKSMSGKNLTNPNTLTLTNVPPGNPKTGNVIPIDSHEFNLGGSGETPLTSSKMQSARKILRSRYVMGPMTCIASETQLAHLTNDEKLSSADTNVVKSLVAGEPGRWQGFEYRPYEELSTIAQELGFDLGANEEWVLCVAKSVAIHRKRVLKRPMVERMQERRWNWHAYAEWEVGGARIYDEALLLIKCKA from the coding sequence ATGCCCGAAGCCAATGTACTGGAAGAGCACTATATCCGCGCCTATGAGCGCAATCTTGGCCATGAAAACCAGCAGAGAGAGCGCCGCCTCGTTGGCGTGATCGACGAGAATTTCAACTATAGTGAGCCGGGGGAATCCTTCTCCAAGGACCTGGTCGGCAAGTCCCGCGTCAATAAACGCAAGGATCATGATGGCCGCACCCCAGAAGGCCACAGAGCGGCCCGTCGTCGTCGGGGTGGGCATTTTGAGGCGTACGACGTCATGGATGACCTTGGACCGGACATTGACCGGGTCAAATCCTCCGTGACCGACCCGACGTCGGACCTGTTGATGGAGCAGAACATGGCCATTGCCCGCGCGGATGATGAGCGGGTGATCCATTCAATCCTGGGCAAGTCCATGTCGGGCAAGAACCTGACGAACCCGAACACCCTGACCCTGACAAATGTGCCTCCCGGCAATCCGAAAACCGGGAATGTCATTCCGATTGACAGTCATGAGTTTAATCTTGGTGGATCGGGGGAGACACCGCTGACATCATCCAAGATGCAGTCGGCACGGAAAATTCTGCGCTCCCGCTATGTCATGGGCCCCATGACCTGCATCGCGTCGGAAACGCAGCTGGCGCATCTGACCAATGACGAAAAGCTGTCCAGCGCTGACACCAATGTGGTCAAATCGCTGGTCGCCGGGGAGCCGGGCCGCTGGCAGGGCTTTGAATATCGCCCCTATGAGGAGCTGAGCACGATTGCGCAGGAGCTGGGCTTCGATCTGGGTGCGAACGAAGAATGGGTGCTGTGCGTTGCAAAGTCCGTCGCCATTCACCGTAAGCGGGTCTTGAAACGCCCCATGGTCGAGCGGATGCAGGAACGCCGCTGGAACTGGCATGCCTATGCTGAGTGGGAAGTGGGCGGCGCGCGCATCTATGATGAGGCGCTTCTCCTGATCAAGTGCAAAGCCTGA
- a CDS encoding portal protein: protein MTRLALSEARSDDAVRRRKLRWAQLKQARLPWEPLWRDISDYILPRRNQGALEVPGALNPRRMVDTTGSTANDRFAATLLGYLVSGFDEFMKPRLNEREPTYEESVWLDQVSRKMFLTLTSAKSNFRTQLAEGMVDSVAFGTSVMWTGARAKEGPRYLAVPINDCWIDDNPDTGQCDTLARRFSRRAWEVKEKYPDVPKIDKIAEDDPNREMFFVELIEPRKGGRAGKPVNRKPWSTVTFLDDETCFAVAASGYDEFPYAVSRFQRLSGQPYGYGPGVMALPMIKGLNVLVESFILQSEQAADPALIDMTGGALSELDTRPGSLNALDASIWRQYSNAPTMRVYEPGDLGPIMQLIEYMRTQVEVIYFVDWLRHGGGPQQTATEWADRRDQTLRGLGPAVARLEQESLNPVAERTYTLMQRAGEFGPPPESLVGLNLSFEYKSPIATTQRQVAVEGLMRLLEFTRGAVAVEAEAKQSQSAAGGALNLPSIVRAAGQAYGVSPSLLTDPRVIAANKAEAESAAQLNQALEQAGAAAGAAQQASQALSTGAL from the coding sequence ATGACCCGTCTCGCCCTCTCCGAAGCGCGCAGCGATGATGCGGTCCGCCGCCGCAAGCTGCGCTGGGCGCAGCTCAAGCAGGCGCGCCTTCCCTGGGAGCCCCTGTGGCGAGATATTTCCGACTACATCCTGCCGCGCCGTAACCAGGGCGCGCTCGAGGTGCCGGGGGCCCTGAACCCGCGCCGGATGGTCGACACGACGGGCAGCACCGCCAATGACCGGTTTGCGGCCACCCTGCTTGGCTATCTGGTGTCGGGCTTTGACGAGTTCATGAAGCCGCGGCTGAATGAGCGCGAGCCGACCTATGAGGAATCGGTGTGGCTGGACCAGGTCAGCCGCAAGATGTTCCTGACCCTGACCAGCGCCAAATCGAATTTCCGCACCCAGCTGGCCGAGGGCATGGTGGACAGCGTCGCCTTTGGCACGTCCGTCATGTGGACCGGCGCGCGGGCAAAGGAAGGCCCGCGCTATCTCGCCGTGCCGATCAATGATTGCTGGATCGATGACAACCCGGACACGGGGCAGTGCGACACGCTGGCCCGCCGGTTCTCGCGCCGCGCCTGGGAGGTCAAGGAAAAATATCCCGACGTCCCCAAGATCGACAAGATCGCGGAAGATGATCCGAACCGGGAGATGTTTTTCGTTGAGCTGATCGAGCCGCGCAAGGGCGGGCGCGCAGGCAAGCCGGTCAATCGCAAGCCGTGGTCGACTGTGACCTTCCTGGACGATGAAACCTGCTTTGCCGTGGCGGCCAGCGGCTATGATGAGTTTCCCTATGCGGTCAGCCGGTTCCAGCGGCTGTCGGGCCAGCCTTATGGCTATGGCCCCGGGGTGATGGCCCTGCCGATGATCAAGGGCCTGAATGTCCTGGTCGAATCCTTCATCCTGCAATCGGAGCAGGCGGCGGACCCGGCGCTGATCGATATGACCGGCGGTGCGCTGTCGGAGCTGGACACGCGGCCTGGATCGCTGAACGCCCTGGATGCGAGCATCTGGCGTCAATACAGCAACGCCCCGACCATGCGCGTCTATGAGCCCGGCGACCTGGGGCCGATCATGCAGTTGATCGAATATATGCGCACCCAGGTCGAGGTGATCTATTTCGTTGACTGGCTGCGCCATGGCGGCGGACCACAGCAGACGGCCACGGAATGGGCCGACCGGCGCGACCAGACCCTGCGCGGTCTGGGGCCCGCCGTTGCGCGTCTCGAGCAGGAATCCCTGAACCCCGTAGCGGAGCGGACCTATACGCTGATGCAGCGGGCGGGGGAATTTGGTCCGCCCCCGGAAAGCCTGGTCGGGCTGAACCTGTCATTTGAGTACAAATCCCCGATCGCCACGACCCAGCGCCAGGTCGCGGTTGAGGGACTGATGCGCCTTCTCGAGTTTACGCGCGGGGCCGTTGCGGTCGAAGCCGAGGCCAAACAGAGCCAGTCCGCCGCTGGCGGCGCGCTGAACCTGCCGAGCATCGTGCGGGCCGCCGGGCAAGCCTATGGCGTGTCGCCGTCGCTTCTCACCGATCCGCGCGTCATCGCCGCCAACAAGGCCGAGGCCGAAAGCGCCGCACAGCTGAACCAGGCGCTGGAACAGGCCGGAGCCGCCGCAGGCGCAGCGCAGCAGGCCAGCCAGGCCCTGTCCACGGGGGCGCTTTGA